In Zingiber officinale cultivar Zhangliang chromosome 1A, Zo_v1.1, whole genome shotgun sequence, a genomic segment contains:
- the LOC122009331 gene encoding uncharacterized protein LOC122009331, with product MIHQVINEMEKVGDSQPSSSDPVSPTSNEMMKEPPRRLEIVTSDICFEKIKCVLGKLKGELSLLYFGLSLLFFGLPLLSSTTYWAIVGMVMIMDYLLNGRGDAIKSITALVDDEMDDAIKSITELDAIKSIDNDDGDEDEIKPALVLDEDAITPITAHGGYGRICCMTATIPVGRMP from the exons ATGATCCATCAAGTAATTAACGAAATGGAGAAGGTGGGCGATTCTCAGCCGTCTTCATCAGATCCCGTTTCGCCAACTAGTAACGAGATGATGAAGGAG CCGCCGCGGAGACTCGAGATAGTTACTTCAGACATCTGTTTCGAAAAGATAAAATGTGTCTTAGGAAAGCTTAAAG GGGAATTATCTCTTTTATATTTTGGATTATCTCTCCTGTTTTTTGGATTACCTCTCTTGTCTTCAACAACCTATTGGGCGATAGTGGGAATGGTAATGATCATGGATTACCTTCTCAATGGGAGGGGCGATGCGATCAAGTCAATTACAGCACTTGTTGATGATGAGATGGACGATGCAATCAAGTCAATTACTGAACTAGATGCAATTAAGTCAATTGATAATGATGATGGTGATGAGGATGAAATCAAGCCCGCACTTGTTCTTGATGAGGATGCAATCACGCCAATTACAGCACACGGCGG CTACGGCCGCATCTGCTGCATGACTGCTACAATTCCCGTAGGAAGGATGCCTTAG